Genomic window (Candidatus Binatia bacterium):
TCGAGTACGGGGTCGACATCGTCGTGTATTCGACCACCAAGTTCATCGGCGGCCACGGTGTGCACATCGGCGGCGTCATCGTCGACAGCGGCAAGTTTCCCTGGGCGAAGAATCCGGAGAAGTGGCCGGAGTTCTGCTCCCCGGATCCGGCGTACCACGGGGTGGTGTTCGAGGAGGCGCTGCGGCCGATCGGCAACATCGCCTACATCCTGCACATCCGGACGCACTGGCTGCGGGATACCGGCGCCTGCATGAGCCCGTTCGCTGCGTTCCTCTTTCTGCTCGGGCTGGAGACGCTGCACTTGCGCATGGAACGCCACTGCCGCAACACGCTGGCGGTCGCCGAGTTTCTGCAGAAACATCCAGCCGTGGAGTGGGTCAACTACCCGGGCCTTCCCAACCATCCCGACTACGGCAGCGCCAAGCGCTACCTGCCCGCTGGGCAGGGCGCTCTTCTCGGGTTCGGCATCAAGGGCGGGCGTGAGACGGGCATCAAGTTCATCAACAGCGTCAAGCTGGCGAGCCATCTGGCCAACATCGGCGATGCCAAGACACTGGTGATCCATCCGGCCTCAACCACCCATTCGCAGCTGACGCCGGAGGAGCAGGCGCAGGCCGGCGTGACCCCGGAGTACGTGCGGCTGTCCGTCGGTATCGAGGACGTTGCCGACATCATCGCCGACCTCGATCAGGCGCTGAAAACATCGCAGCGTTGAGCGCCGGCATGAATGATCCCTTGTTCGAGAGCAGCGACAGCGTTCGCGGCGCCGCCCCGCTGCACCACGCGCGGCAGGCAACGTTGGCGCAGCCGCTGCCACTCGAACTCGGTGGGCAGCTGCCGTCGGTGACGGTCACGTACGAGACCTACGGAGAACTCAACGCGCGGCGCGATAATGCCGTGCTGGTGTGCCATGCCATCAGCGGTGACTCGCACGTGGCCCGCCACGATGCCGACGACGATCCGGGCTGGTGGGACATCGTCGTCGGCCCCGGCAAGTCGATTGATACGAACCGCTACTTCGTCATTTGCCCGAACATCCTCGGCGGGTGCCGCGGTACCACCGGCCCGAACAGCACCAACCCGCGAACCGGACGGGCTTACGGGACCGACTTTCCGGCCATCACTGTTGGTGACATGGTCGAGGCGCAGCGCCGGCTCATCGATCACCTGGGCATCGAGGAGCTCCGAGCGGTGGTCGGGGGGTCCCTGGGGGGGCACCAGGCCCTGACCTGGGCGGTGCGCTACCCCGAGCGCTTGCGCGGTTGCGTGGCGCTGGCGACGTCGCCGCGGTTGACCAGCCAGGCCCTGGCCTTCGACGTGGTCGGGCGCAATGCGATTCTACACGATCCCGGATACCACGGCGGGCAGTACTACGAGCACGGCACGGGGCCGGCGGTGGGGCTGGCGCTGGCCCGCATGCTGGCGCACATCACCTATCTCTCCCTCGAGGCGATGACGGCCAAGTTCGATCCGAGCCGGTTGCGGCCGAGGGATATCCCGACGGCGTTCGAGAACAAGTTCTCGGTGGGTTCCTATCTGGCCTACCAGGGGCACAAGTTCGTCGAGCGCTTCGACGCCAACAGCTACGTGACGCTGTCGATGGCCATGGACCTGTTGAATCTCGGCGATACAGCCGAGCAGCTGCGCTCGGTGCTGGCGCGCAGCCAGTGCCGCTGGCTCGTCATCAGCTTTTCCAGTGACTGGCTCTTTCCACCGGGGCAGAGTCGGCAGATCGTCGACGCGCTGATCGCGGCAGATCGGCCCGTATCCTATTGCAGCGTCGACGCCTCGGGCGGGCA
Coding sequences:
- a CDS encoding O-acetylhomoserine aminocarboxypropyltransferase/cysteine synthase; translation: MSADKSAIPGLGTLAVHAGQEKDPTTNARAVPIYATASYLFDSTEHAANLFALKEFGNIYTRLMNPTNDVLEKRLAALDGGAAGLAFASGQAAITAALLTICHSGHNFISATSLYGGTWTLFTQTLSKLGIEVRFFDAHEPEKIAQLADKNTRAVYFESLGNPKNDVPDFQRIADTAHALGLPVICDNTVLTPILLRPIEYGVDIVVYSTTKFIGGHGVHIGGVIVDSGKFPWAKNPEKWPEFCSPDPAYHGVVFEEALRPIGNIAYILHIRTHWLRDTGACMSPFAAFLFLLGLETLHLRMERHCRNTLAVAEFLQKHPAVEWVNYPGLPNHPDYGSAKRYLPAGQGALLGFGIKGGRETGIKFINSVKLASHLANIGDAKTLVIHPASTTHSQLTPEEQAQAGVTPEYVRLSVGIEDVADIIADLDQALKTSQR
- a CDS encoding homoserine O-acetyltransferase; protein product: MNDPLFESSDSVRGAAPLHHARQATLAQPLPLELGGQLPSVTVTYETYGELNARRDNAVLVCHAISGDSHVARHDADDDPGWWDIVVGPGKSIDTNRYFVICPNILGGCRGTTGPNSTNPRTGRAYGTDFPAITVGDMVEAQRRLIDHLGIEELRAVVGGSLGGHQALTWAVRYPERLRGCVALATSPRLTSQALAFDVVGRNAILHDPGYHGGQYYEHGTGPAVGLALARMLAHITYLSLEAMTAKFDPSRLRPRDIPTAFENKFSVGSYLAYQGHKFVERFDANSYVTLSMAMDLLNLGDTAEQLRSVLARSQCRWLVISFSSDWLFPPGQSRQIVDALIAADRPVSYCSVDASGGHDSFLLEEKLAIYGGLLRAFLATIDGRAPTSARQLVAAEAYVDEPTSIFHGQRLDYDMILELIPPGASVLDLGCGGGELLSRLRQREHARLVGVELDERAVLACVERGLDVVQKDLEKGRLPFTDGQFDVVVLSQTLQSIVDTEGIVDEMLRVGRSCIVSFPNFAYHKLRQMLYAEGRSPKAGGAYYFEWYNTPNRRFPSIADVEDFCAGKGIRMHRKLYFDSEANCQITDAPNLNADMAIFVLSR